The genomic window TTATATACACAATTAGATTTCTCTCATTTAGTATGAagtatctgtaaaataataaatagctcCAGGAGTTGAGAATTTAAGACATCAAAGAGTAATATAAAGGGTTCGTACAAttgaatttgcttttaaaattgaaaaattcctCTATGGCAATCATCCCGGGGGTGTGAGGAGTCAGTAGCTGCGCAGACCAGGCTGTCCGGGCTGAGAGAGGCCCCAGGTGCGCTGCCTTACCTAGTCCGACTAGGATCAGCAGCCCACCCAGCGCACACAGCTTAGGGTCCAACTGCTGCTAAAGAATGAcaactcaggaaaagaaatctggaaatctGCAGTGTTCAGGTGAACACTCAATTCACCTTTCAAACCCAAATATCTCAGAAATGAAGGAAGATATACTTTACCATTTCAATCTTGGAACTAAAACCCATGATTTACAGGCCATGTTTGGAGATGTAAAGTTTGTATGTGTTGGAGGAAGTCCTGCCCGGATGAAAGCTTTCATTAGCTATATCGGTGAAGAGTTGGAACTTGCACAACCTGGCATGGACCATCCTAACATTTGTGAAGGAACTGACCGTTATGCCATGTATAAGATTGGACCTGTGTTATCAGTTAGTCATGGTATGGGAGTTCCTTCCACTGGAATCATGTTACATGAACTCATCAAGTTACTGTATCATACCAAGTGTTCGGATGTTGTTGTCATTTGCATTGGCATGTGTGGTGGAATAGGTCCGGAGCCTGGTTCAGTGGTGGTAACTAGAAAAGCTATGGATTCTTGCTTCAAACCTGAATTTGAACAGATTGCATTGGGGAAACGCATAGTGCAAAATATGGAACTCAGAGATGACCTAAATCAAGAATTAATGGCATGTGCCAAGGAGATGAATGAGTTTAATACTGTTATGGGGAACACCATGTGTACCTTAGATTTCTATGAAGGTCAAGCTCGGCTGGATGGTGCTTTCTGCTCATATACCAACAAGGATAAGCAAGAATATTTACAGGCAGCCTATGGTGCAGGAATAAGAAACACTGAGATGGAATCTTCTATCTTTGCAGCCATGTGTGGTGCTAGTGGCACCAAAGCCACTGTCGTGTGTGTTACTCTTTTAAATCGTCTCTGTGAAGATCAGATTAGCAGCCCCCATGAGGTCCTTGTTGAGTATCAAAAGAGACCCCAGAAGTTAGTAGGATACTTCATTAAGAAACGTCTGGGAGGGAAAGCATGAAAATGGggttttttaataatttaagaaAACACTGTGATTGTTTGCTATTAAAATATATCCTAGTTGTATTATTTCTAACATTTTGTAAATCAAGTATCAAATAACAGTgacttgttctttaaaaaaaaaattcctctatgataaaatatactatttttccaatgtgatatggCAGTGCTATGGCAGCTAAAAAAGCTGATGTAACCTTGAGGTTTAGCTTCTAGGAATAAAGGGTTAAGGGAGCTGCTGTGTTGTGTCCCACCAAGAATACCTCTGGCATATTTAGGGATGATAGTGATAAATTATCTTGGAGGAAATCTAGGAAAAGGTAACTAGAACAGTAAAGGGTtttgagtccatgtcatatgaggatcagcAGAAAAAAGTaaggatgtttagcctgaagagaAGAGACCTGCTAGCTGCCTTCAAGGGCGTGAAGTACTGtcatttggaaaagggatttgGCTTGCTGTCTGACACCAGATGACAGAACCAAGAATGACAAAGTGAGAACTGTAAAGGCAAATTTAGGCCTGATCAGTAAAATATCATCCATGAgtggaatagattgtcctgagaTGCGGAGGATTACTTGCTTTTCTCCCTGTGCCCCAACCCCAATCTCCATTTGGGTgttttcaagcagaggctggatacCACTTGTCAGGTAGTTGCAAGAGACTTCTTTCTGGATTAGGTTACATGGCTGCAGAGGtaccttccaactttaaaattctgtgattctcagaAATTACTAGGATTCAATCTGCAACAAAGCTTTCATCAGGAACTCTTATTTCTGTGAAGAAATACTAATTTGAATCTCAGAATTTTGTTCATGATCATTTTCTCCCAGGGATTCCCTCAGCATCTTGGGGCTAGAAAGTATAAATTAACACCATAATGCAACAATATTTGgtccaaaattaaataaaattatgttcACAATTAAATATTACaaggaaaaaattatgaaacattaacaaaacagaaattaacATTCAATTACAGTTAAaagatgtgtttttttaaaaacttacatGCATTTCATGCTTTTTAAATTGAGCTGCCTGATGAAATTTCATCTTGGAAGCTGCAGTGAAGATCCTTTTACCAAAGTGGTTTGGAAGCCATCTTTATTTGCATGTAAGAAATGAGCTATAATTCCATACAGAAGAGGTCtatgggagagagaaaacaaaataaataaaagcagattaaaatgaaaagaaacactcATTTTGAAACAGCAAtttctggggagaaaaaaagggcCACAAAAGTCTTGTAAAACATTTTCTGACATAAATACCAACagctaatatttcttttaaatccaagatagttattatcattttattaaacaccttccaATTTAGATAAAACATGTCATCAACAAACACATACTATAAGGGTTTtaaggaaccttaaagatcaccTAAATTTAACTACTTCAtgttaaagataaggaaacaaaggagTACTAGGGAAGAGTGACCAACTCAAGGccagaatcaggacttgaacaTACGCCTCTGACCATCTTCTCCTGGATATTCTTTCTGGATTCTTGTGGTAttgtcctctcttctttctccttcctgtaTGACCTttccttcttggtctcctttgccAGATCGTCATCTACAATATGGATTAACTCTGAGTAAACACTCAAATTTTATCCTGGGCTCTTTTATGTTCTCTTTCTTAGTGGGCTCATTGGTTCCCATGGATTTATCATCTCTACCTAATGCCTCATCTATCCTAAATTCCATGTTACAAACTGCCTCTGGACATTCAGAATAGGATATCcagtaggcatctcaaactgaccaagtccaaaacagaactcattctctgACAGCCCCCTCCCCAACTCTCAATCACTGCTTTCAAAACTTCTGTGTTACATCCAAGGGTACTAGCACACCTCCAGGCACCAGGTTTACAACTTTGGATTCATTCTCAACTGCTCCCTGTCCCTCACTTCTCACATACAAGCAtctgccaagtcttgtcaattttatCTCCAAACATCATCTCTCACATGTAcctccttttctctactcacaaagCCACCTCTTTATTTCAGACACTTGAGGTCTCTAGCCAGTACTATTGAAATAGTCTCCCTGCCCTCTCCAATTCATACTCCACATACCCCCCAAAGTCATATTCCTAAAGGCTATGTTTCTTCCTACTTAAACTCTAGttgttccctattacctctaagatcaaatacaaatttttcTATGAGAGGATCCAAAAAACCCTAGATTGCAACAATGGGCtgaaaataacaaggaaaaattTAAGTGAGATCAATGTAAAGTCCTAAATTTGGTTTAAAAACTCCACTGCACAAGAATAGGATAGAAGAGAAACAGCTAGAAAACAGTTCATGTGAAAAGGAATTGCAAGtacaaaatgagtcaacagtatgataCAGAAACCAATGCAATTTTAGGTTATGTTACAAAAGTGAAATGTCCAGAGCAAGGAAAACCACATTTGGTTTTGTGTCCAGTCTGGGGTGCCATATTTTAGAAGGATGCTGACAAGCAAGAATATTTAAAGGAGGACAACCAGGAAGATGGAGGGACTGAAAAGTATAACACATAGGACTCATGTAACTAAGGATGCTTAGTCTGGGAAAAAGATGGCTTGCCAAAAATTTGGTAACTGTCTTCAATTAGCTGAAAGCGTCGTTGAAGAAAGATTAGAATTATCTTGTTTGGTCTCAAAGAGCAGAGCTAGGACTAACTGGATATTTTATAGGGAGATTTTACCCCACATAATTacttttcctaacaattagagctaacTAAAATACAATGGGTTATATTATCAGATAAGGTATTATCCATATCAGCagaggttttcaagcaaaggctgaaggACCACTTGTTGGGCATATGTAGATTCCACGCTGTATGTGGTGCACAACAATCCCTAGGATGGCCCAAaccagataaaataaataaaaatacaataaaacacagaaaacatGTAGCCCCAAAGGAGTCTTTATATATGTTTagtttctttttgagttttatGCCCCGGCTGTGGAGAGTTTTCATGATCAGAACAAGGACTGACAAGAGGCAGTTGTACAATGATGAACACCTGCctcttactacctatatgatctTGAGCAGGttcattttctcatccataaaagggTGAGCTGCCTAGAAAACACCAAAGGCcaactttcagctctaaatctaggattctattaTCTCTTGAGTTCTCTACACCTCTGTCATTCTATAGTTTTTTAAAGCAGGGACTATGTCTGGGCCTTAATAAGTATCTATTAAATTGCTACTCTTAAAACAACTGTATCACTCATGTGAAATACTAACTCCAAAAATTCAACATCAGCCTGAAGGGGCAGATTTATTTTCAGCGCAGTAtcaaaatttcaattaaaatccaacccaaaaatattttttcaaaacaagaaaaaacatgTAGGGCTTGAACACGTAGGGCAAAGACAACTTCCTCCTCACTCTGTTATAACTATTGATGCCGCCTGTTTGAAACATTAAATTATACTACCAAAACCCATTTGGTCATCTGACCATGGGATAGACTAAAAACATTAAGAGAAATAGAACttggtttcttccaactctgcaaTTTATTAACTGGctaatcttgggcaagtaatttcactttctctcagtttccacatctataaaatgggagtgaggTGTGTTGTGCTGTATCATTGGTTGTTCATCTGTAgttcatgaacttaaaaaaaaatttttttttataattgcaTATCAATATAATTAATATCCTTGGTAATCCCTgtactttataaatttaaaaaccttattctgtGCCCATTATTTTCACTAGAAACCAATGTCAAAGGGAGTCAGGAAacataaaaagttaagaatccctgtacCAAATtgcttctaaggccccttctaggtCTGAGTACAAGATGCCATCCTAAATTAACtgactcaaaaggaaaaaatgactttATACTAATCATGCTAGTttggggaaatttttaaaaattatctcaatCTTCCTTCACACAGgtctgaaaattttatttttttgcctgaCCTGATTTACTAAAAAGCAATTCAAACTCTAAAATTATGGattcaataaaaggattttttttgcttatttttgctGTAAAAACTAAATATCACAAATGTCTACATTTTAATTATTTGCTGTCCACTTAAAGTGACAAACTTTCATGATTCTATTATATTATATGCTTGGTATTCCTTATTAAAAAGAGGATCAtcataaatgttaaataaaacaaGTCTCTCTTAATTAACTGTCTTCAATATGCTATACACACAAAAGAAGTTGGCAAAACTAGAAATGTATAAGTCACACATTTTAAAAGCTAGACATCAGTGTAATAACAGTCtaactggccctggagtcaggagggcctgagttcaaattcgggcCTCaaaacacttgacacttactagctatatgaccttgggcaagtcatttaaccccaattgccctgtcttcctccctccaaaaaaaaagaaaaaaagctttcaaAGGTCTCATCTTTTATTAAACATAACCCCCTAAATAAATTCTTGAAATAACTAATAGCTCAGATATGACACACAGCaatcacttttaatttttaaaataattctaggtttaaattataaaaaataaacacaatttacttaaaattatacCGTACTTACTTCCATACTCCACACAAtatgaaacaattaaaataaaaatagaaaaaatgtttttttttttaaaaagcgaAGAAATAGTACTGTAGCTGAGATAAATCAGCACCTACAGCTAAGCAACAAAAATAATGTGGTATTATGCCATTAgtcataaaataattaaatagtaCTGAACTCTCAAGCCTCATCTACTTGGCACATGAATTATTTGAAGAGAGACTAAGAGAAAACCCCTTgaaaatttatgaataaacaagactTAACCAAAGGACTATTTCTGGtcaagaaaacaaatagaaacatTCGCAATTTTCTTTACATTGTTTTTCTAAATGTTCTTCCCTTCATTCATTCAGCTATAAATATTTACTTTATGAATTATTATGTGCAAGAAACTGTGCTAGGTGTCTATTGAAGAGGATAAATAAACATTAAGATACAGTCTCTAAACTCAAGAGAGGTTTTCTCCAGGCAACCACTGAATGGCCCCAAGAATTTTGGCTAGGGTTTATTGGAGCAGACCTAAGAAAGCATTGCAAAAATATGTGACTTTGCAAGATGCCTTTCAAGAAAATCTGGTCTGCCACCACAGCCCAAAATTGTCCACTTCACAAACCTCTTGGGTTTATAAACTAACTTCTACTGTTAACTGAAACAAACACTGGGAAACTGTTTGCCTTTAGAGATgtggataaaaaaacaaaaaaaaaaaggaaaacttaaaaaaataatgtctTACACTGTTTTTGCATTCGAGTCTTCATATATATTTAATTCCTTAATGAGAAATTGTCTCTCCAATGGCGTTGCTGGTTGACCAGATTCTGAAAAAGAAAGACTCTTTTTATGAAATCCTCAGGTACCATAAAACACAAATATAATCCTGCAAAGAGTTGcatttttaagttttatgaaGTTATGGAAGTAAACCCTATACCATACAATCAAATGAATTTCCTAAGAGGATGATAAACAAAGGAGATAAGAAATCAGATCTGGAGGCTAACTGGTACTCTCTCAAAAATATTGTTAAAACACATACAGGAAGCACAGTAAAACTTTAACATCCTACAACTCTCTGACATTACTATGTGTTGCACTTTCTCCTAGATTAAGCACAAGGTAAAACCCCCCAACCTCAGACAGGCAGTACCTTCATGAATGATAGTGTCAAAATAGTTAACACTTTCTTCATAACCAGATGAGCAGAAGAAGTGGCATCAACGCCCACTCTACCAGTGAGACTTGACTATTCTTTACAGAACAGATTTAATAGGATAAAGACTGACAAAGTCCTTGTCCCAAGAGGCACACCTACTATGATCTCTGAAGAGGACTACTGGAAGGTGATGAACGGCCTTGAACCATAACCAAGTTTACTGTGTTTGTTAGGTTTCTgactcttccccaccccataTGAGGTTCTGtgggcaaacatactggagtgctttgctattttcttctccagcttattttacagatgaggacatttacatctgaactcaggtcttcctgattccagacctggctctctatccactgtactaccagGCTGTCCATCAAATTGCTCCTTAAACTTTTTAGTTTCATCATTTCATTCCTTCACTAGCTTCAAAGGCAGTGAATGTCcaacaaatattaaaacaaataatcaCAGAATATGTAATAGCATGTCCTCCCTCCCCTTAAAATGATGtattctgtgtttgtccttttctcattaaaaatttTGCTTTAATCTCTCAAATGTGAAGATGGTTGTGTTATTCTACTTGGCAGGGCTTTAGAAATCTTATTTCTACATATATGCCAGTAAACTAAAGCATTAATGGAAAAATTTAGTGTAATATGTAAGAGCTTCAAAATACACTACTTAGTGTagcagagatgagaaaaatagaGCTAGATGCCTGGGTCAAATTTTAAATTACACACCAGAAACTTTAAAATGATTTGTACCCATTTTTCAATTATGCATAATTTTTTCATGTGGATTATTTCTTCCACTTATAAAGTTCGCAATCCATTTCAGACTTGGTCTTTAAGAATTTCTATGACTGAAAAATTCACGGATAATTAAACCTCCTTAAACTTACCCAGACTAGTCTTTGGCTGAAAAACTCAGGAGAATTTTCTAGCTTTGCAGGATCTGTACTATGatggctttaaaaattaatgttcagTACATTCTAATTATGTTTCTCTCTTTAAAGTTCTACATTATCAAGCCAGTTAATCCTGACAAGGAACTCTAGCTCTATTTGACACCAAGAATACCTATGCTGATAACAGGAATACTGAACAAGAGATTGTTACCTAAATTGATTAGGAAAATACCTAATTATCACAAGAATAAGACTTTTCCAGAGATTAAAAACCAAGCATTTGACTTgtcaacaaaaaggaaaagatgcaTGCATAGAGAGTTTCATTCCCAAAGTGAAGCAAGAAGGGCCAGGAGATCATGGTGCACTGTAACAGCCAAGTGCAATGATGACCACCTGTGAAGGACTTgattactctgatcaatacagtgacccaagacaatgccaaaggactcatgatgaaaagactctatccacctccagagagaaggGATGAACTGAGTGCAAACAAACAGAATTGTCCTCACTttctttaattttgctttttgtttttgcagtatGGCTAACATGGAAACGTTTTGCACGATTTCACAAATATAACTGATATGCCATCTctggggtgagagggagagaatctggaactcaaaatttaaaaagaatgttaaaaattaataataatcttttaaaaGCAGTGCTTCATTTATCCAGTTGTTTTCTAGCAAGCTGGTTGGTCAGGCTTCAGAAGGAGATCAAAAGACTATTTCAGCTCtcaagcagctagatggtgtttTTGTTGACAAAACTGAATCATCAAgctaaatcacacacacacaaaaagaattcACTTAACAAACAATCCACACTTACCAGCTGTAAGGACAGATGCTGAATACTTATATTTGTTGAACTCCAAATACTCCCGAATTAGCTCATTAATTAGGAGGTTTTCATGAGACAGGGGTGGAGGTTTTTCACCTTGATCATCTAGTGCATTAAAAACTTCAGCTCTGATCTTCGCTCTTAAGTGTCCCAGTACACCCCTTTTTTCCAGAGTATCCTTCAAAACTATTAAATAAGATACAATATTTTAGTGCAAGAATTGCAAGTGAAATAAATCATTGATCAGTCTTATATGCTGTTATGGAGCAGCTTGGGACacagatcaaagaaaatgaattttaaagtaCTACCAACAAAGCAATGAATGATGGCCTCGGACTGAGTCCTGAGGTTTCTTCTAGATGCTTTCACTGATCTCTGAGCCCAGCACCAGCCCACCTCCCTATGTCCCCCTGGGTACCATAAAGCCCTAACTCCAGCTCTCCCTACAGTTTTTAAGCTGTCAGCCATTTGCCAATAGTAACTTCTAAGATAAATTTTCCAGTAAAGTTTGGCTGATCCAAATATTCCCTACTGTAATTGAAGCAGTGAAGCCGTCTGCCTTTTAAATGACCTCTTTTCTACACGATGCTAAAACCCTCAATCATCTGTGTATGCAAGTATAGtctgtacaaatattatcagCTAACAAGTATTTACAGAGTACCTATGctctattttatttctccttcaccTGCTGCATATAATGTCACCGTTATCACTGAAGTGCTGAAAAAATCCAAGAGACAGTTCCCTCTGAGAACTCTTACTCCAGCTAAACAAACCAAATTACACATTCATGGAATCTAAGAATTGGAAGAGGTCACAGACATCATCGAGTCAAAGTGTCAGGGCTAGAGAAGTGaaaataagtatctaaggtcacacaagcacTTAGTATGGGAGCCGAGATAAGAACTCGAATCTCTAGAACCCTTCCCAGCCTTCACCAGCCTCCTGTTTCTGCAACGTCAATAACAGGAGAAAACACCCACATAGGGCAAAACCCTACAAAGATGCAAGGTGCTGTGGTTATCAGTCAGGGCAAACCAACAGCGAACAAAACCTCCCAAGCCGCTCCTTTAGCCTCTTTCAGTTATCtagactctccatgaccccttctggggtttcttggcaaagatgctgcaggGATTTGAcgcttccttctccaactcattttaaagatgaggaactgaggaaaacagggttgaGGGGTTTGCCAGGGGTTCACAGCTACGACTTCCAGGCCTACGCCCTACCCACTGCCACCATCCACATCACATCCTGCAAGCTCTATGGTCAGGGGCAAATCCTGACCTTCTCAAGCGCCAGGGCGAGCTGAAGTAGCTGGATGACCCAGCAGACACAGTGGTTGGGACCTGAGACCTAAGAaggcctaaattcaaatccagccactcAGAGCAATGCCTGGCAGGCAGGGGGAGCTCAACAAATACCTGTGGGCCAGTCCAATTCCCTAGATCCAAGCCTCCGGttcccttacctgtaaaatgcaACTCTTAAGAGGATCACAAGCTTGTTgtgaaaatccaaaaaaaaaaaaaaaaaaagggttacTGTTTTAACTATTAAAGGCTGAAAAGCTTTAGACTGCAGTGAGACTCTTAaaagacaataagcatttatttagagccTGTTATGCGCTCACCACTGCTAAACTCTGGGAacataaaggcaaaagacagttcaaAGGAGACAACAAGCAATTAGGTACACATGAGCTAAATCTGCAGAGCGAGGGAAGCTGATTAACAATTAGGATGAAGAGGAAATAACCAACAGAGGGGGCAGGCACTAGAATCAAGGATCAGGACGGCCTTGCTGcggaaggtggaattttagctggggtATCTTCTACTTTTTGAAAACCTGAGGTTttataacaaaaaatagaaaaaccagTTATCCTTGGAAGGTAAGGTGGACAGGTGTTTGCACCACGGAGGACCCCACTCCAGGTCCACGTAATCCCACAGCAGGGGGCATGGGAGGAAGGGGGGGGTGATAAGGGCAGTGAATCAAGTGAGCAGGGAATCTGGGAATGAGAGAaacacccctccccctccccctcattcctGGGGTGTTTTTGTCTCTTTTCGGATTCCCAGCGCAGggctgcccctccccccatcttttcataaaataaattactgggagaaatatcaacagcaGGCGCTCGATAAATGCTCACTGACCCATtcatcaataatcatttattaagcgcttactacgTGCCAAACCCTGGAGGAACAAAAAGTAgcaaattaaaagcaaaatccCTGCCTTCTTAACGGGGGCACTGAAAAGCCCAGGAGAAGGCAAGCCGCGGCCCACCCGGGCCTCTCCGCCCCGACTCCGTCCCCAGCCCAGCCCCGCTCGGAGGCCGCTCCATCTGTGTCTCAGACTGAGCTGTCCGGCCTACGCGTCCGTTCCTCCGCTACCTGCTTTGAGTTCCGCCACAGTCGCCATTTTTCAACGGCCGCCCGGGAGTGAAGGGAAGAAGGGCGGGGCCTAGCCCCGCGCAGCGCGCATGCGCGGCACACCGCCCCACCCCCTCAGCGGGCCCAGAAAGGCCGAGGCTCCGCCCCTGAGTCCCCAGCCTATCACACGTCACATCCGGTGATCTCTCCGGTACGGGCCAATCGGGTGGCCTCTGGCCCGGGAAGCTGCCGTAGGCACGCGTGCTGGTGGAGAAGGTGTTTACTTCTGTGGGATTACGCGGGCTGTGCTTTCAGTTGGGGTGTTAGAAGTGATCGATTTATGGGAGCCCCTGGACAGAGAGGCGAGGACGGGTTGTGATGGGCGTCATTAGAGAAAGCTTCCGAATCCCTGAGGTCACCGGTGTAGACGAGTGTTTGCGCCGGAAGGAACGTATGGGGAAGAACTCAGGAGTTAAAGAGAAACATCCAGCTGGGCGGGTCGGATAAAGGCGCGGTGGTGGGAATGCCGCAGAAGGGGTCAGCCCCAAATGGCGTTATttcatatgtatctatgtacctatatatacatatatatatacttgtatgtGCCTATAGGAAGATGCAGAAATTGGAAGAGTAAGAATAATAACCGAGTTACGGAATGCTTTAAAATTAAGCACTTTATGCCTTTATTTAATTCTCAAATTTGTGAATGAAAATTAATTCCTTCTCCAAACAACCCTGAGATAAAAATCTAGTATATCCTCTTCAGAAATCAGAGAATCCTAAAAGCCACTTCACATCTTTT from Notamacropus eugenii isolate mMacEug1 chromosome 1, mMacEug1.pri_v2, whole genome shotgun sequence includes these protein-coding regions:
- the CEP20 gene encoding centrosomal protein 20 isoform X2, producing MATVAELKAVLKDTLEKRGVLGHLRAKIRAEVFNALDDQGEKPPPLSHENLLINELIREYLEFNKYKYSASVLTAESGQPATPLERQFLIKELNIYEDSNAKTV
- the CEP20 gene encoding centrosomal protein 20 isoform X1, which gives rise to MATVAELKAVLKDTLEKRGVLGHLRAKIRAEVFNALDDQGEKPPPLSHENLLINELIREYLEFNKYKYSASVLTAESGQPATPLERQFLIKELNIYEDSNAKTVPLLYGIIAHFLHANKDGFQTTLVKGSSLQLPR